Part of the Pyramidobacter piscolens W5455 genome, TTCGCTTTTCTTCGCGTCTTTGCGTTTTCGCGGCGGCTTTTGTTTGCCCTTGTTTCTTACGCACGACTCTGCGCCCAAGCGGCGATCAGCGCCGCGCCGACGGGCAGGCAGCCCTCGTCGGGATAAAAGCGCGGGCTGTGCAGCGGCTCTTCGACCCCGCCGGGGCGGCGCGCGCCGAGATCGACGTAGCAGCCGGGCACGCGCTCGGCGATGCAGGCGAAGTCGTCCACGCCCAGCTGCGGGCAGAGCGGCGTGATCACGTTCTCCGCGCCCA contains:
- a CDS encoding M20/M25/M40 family metallo-hydrolase is translated as ARFEGIVRTLDPATRARTTARVRELVEGVAAALRLSAEVEFIEGYPALINDAEVAAAVRRVGARELGAENVITPLCPQLGVDDFACIAERVPGCYVDLGARRPGGVEEPLHSPRFYPDEGCLPVGAALIAAWAQSRA